One Desulfobulbus propionicus DSM 2032 DNA segment encodes these proteins:
- the gyrA gene encoding DNA gyrase subunit A, with product MTEPSIESNQQPTIAISRELRKSYLDYAMSVIIGRALPDVRDGLKPVHRRTLFAMRELGNTYNRPYIKSARIVGDVIGKYHPHGDTAAYDTLVRMAQDFSMRYPLVDGQGNFGSMDGDSAAAMRYTEARMTRLDQELVADLDKETVDFVPNYDNSLQEPAVLPSRIPNILINGSEGIAVGMATKIPPHNLTEVINGLIALVDNPEITVHQLMEIITGPDFPTGGFICGRAGIREAYETGRGVIVMRSKTHIEQRGSHGEAIVITEIPFQQNKAALVEKIALLMKEKRITSIAEIRDESDRHGVRVVLDLRKDEIPDIVINQLYKMTPLQKSFGIILLCIVNNKPEILNLKQILQHFLAHRKTVVYRRTAFELRKAEERAHILEGLKIAITHLDEVVELIRGSANPAEAKEGLILRFELSEIQAQTILDMRLQRLTGLERDKIISDYNEIQAKISWLKQVLADDNLVVQIIREEFEKIREEYGDDRRTEIIDAPDEILPEDLITPEEMVVTVSHTGYIKRNPLTLYRAQRRGGKGVKGMVTLEDDFVTSLYTASSLDTFLFFTNKGRVFWRKVYELPLAGRTARGKAIVNLLELGEDEKVAAILPVADLANMDDTVSVLTVTKQGRVKKTFISEYKRPLRKGKFGLTIRDDDEILSAAITSGDDEIFLVTKKGLSIHFHESDVRAMGRLAAGVKGITLGDDDEVVGVAVLKSDASILTVTENGYGKRTAVSEYKLQSRGGKGVFTIKTSERNGNVVGVLPVVDEDQVMLVANSGKVIRMPMDTVRIIGRNTQGVRLINLDEGELVVDMSMLAREEGVDLEEDDGEGEYED from the coding sequence ATGACGGAACCATCAATAGAAAGTAATCAACAGCCCACCATTGCCATCTCCAGGGAGCTGCGTAAATCCTACCTGGATTATGCCATGTCGGTCATCATCGGCAGGGCCCTGCCCGATGTACGCGATGGGCTCAAGCCGGTGCATCGCCGCACCCTCTTTGCCATGCGCGAATTGGGCAACACCTATAATCGGCCCTACATCAAATCGGCGAGGATTGTCGGCGATGTGATCGGTAAATACCACCCCCATGGCGATACCGCCGCCTACGATACCCTGGTGCGCATGGCCCAGGATTTCTCCATGCGCTACCCGCTGGTCGATGGTCAAGGCAACTTCGGTTCCATGGATGGCGATTCAGCGGCGGCCATGCGGTATACCGAAGCGCGCATGACCCGGCTCGATCAGGAGCTGGTAGCCGATCTGGACAAGGAGACAGTGGATTTTGTCCCCAACTATGACAACTCCCTCCAGGAACCGGCGGTTCTCCCCTCGAGGATCCCCAATATCCTCATCAACGGTTCCGAGGGGATCGCGGTGGGCATGGCCACCAAAATTCCACCCCACAACCTCACCGAGGTCATCAACGGCCTGATCGCCCTGGTGGATAATCCGGAAATCACCGTCCATCAATTGATGGAAATCATCACCGGTCCGGATTTTCCCACCGGCGGCTTCATCTGCGGCCGCGCCGGTATCCGCGAGGCCTACGAGACCGGGCGCGGAGTGATTGTCATGCGCTCCAAGACCCATATCGAGCAGCGCGGCAGCCACGGCGAAGCGATCGTCATCACCGAGATCCCTTTTCAGCAGAACAAGGCGGCCCTGGTGGAGAAGATCGCCCTGCTGATGAAGGAGAAACGAATCACCTCGATTGCCGAGATCCGCGACGAGTCGGACCGGCATGGGGTGCGGGTGGTGCTCGATCTGCGCAAGGACGAAATCCCCGATATTGTCATTAATCAGCTGTACAAGATGACCCCGTTGCAGAAAAGTTTCGGTATCATCCTGCTGTGCATCGTCAACAATAAGCCCGAAATCCTCAACCTCAAACAGATCCTGCAGCACTTCCTGGCCCACCGCAAGACCGTGGTTTATCGCCGCACCGCCTTTGAACTGCGCAAGGCCGAGGAGCGGGCCCATATTCTGGAAGGATTGAAGATCGCCATAACCCATCTCGACGAGGTGGTGGAACTGATCAGGGGTTCGGCCAACCCGGCCGAGGCCAAGGAAGGGTTGATACTCCGCTTCGAGCTGTCCGAGATCCAGGCACAAACCATCCTCGACATGCGCCTCCAGCGGCTCACCGGACTGGAGCGTGACAAGATCATCAGCGATTACAACGAGATCCAGGCAAAGATCAGCTGGTTGAAACAGGTGCTCGCCGATGACAACCTGGTGGTGCAGATCATCCGCGAGGAATTCGAGAAGATTCGCGAGGAATACGGCGATGACCGCCGCACCGAGATCATCGACGCCCCGGATGAAATCCTGCCCGAGGACCTGATCACGCCCGAGGAGATGGTGGTGACCGTATCGCACACCGGCTACATCAAGCGCAATCCGCTCACCCTGTATCGGGCGCAACGGCGCGGCGGCAAGGGCGTCAAGGGCATGGTCACCCTGGAGGACGATTTCGTCACCAGCCTGTACACCGCCTCTTCCCTGGATACCTTCCTCTTTTTTACCAACAAGGGTCGGGTGTTCTGGCGCAAGGTGTATGAGCTACCCTTGGCCGGCCGGACAGCACGCGGCAAGGCCATCGTCAATCTTCTGGAGCTGGGCGAGGACGAGAAGGTGGCGGCCATCCTGCCGGTGGCCGATCTGGCCAATATGGACGACACGGTTTCGGTGCTGACCGTGACTAAACAGGGCCGGGTGAAAAAGACCTTTATTTCCGAGTACAAACGGCCGTTGCGCAAGGGCAAGTTCGGCCTGACCATCCGCGATGACGACGAGATTTTGTCCGCGGCCATCACCTCGGGCGATGACGAGATCTTCCTGGTTACCAAGAAGGGACTGTCGATCCATTTTCATGAATCCGATGTCCGGGCCATGGGCCGGTTGGCCGCCGGCGTCAAGGGCATCACTCTGGGCGATGACGACGAGGTGGTGGGGGTGGCGGTGCTGAAAAGCGATGCCTCCATTCTGACGGTTACCGAGAACGGCTACGGCAAGCGCACGGCGGTGTCTGAATACAAACTGCAGAGCCGTGGCGGCAAGGGCGTGTTCACCATCAAGACCAGTGAACGCAACGGCAACGTGGTTGGCGTGCTGCCGGTGGTTGATGAGGATCAGGTGATGCTGGTGGCCAATTCCGGCAAGGTGATCCGCATGCCCATGGACACGGTGCGCATCATCGGCCGCAATACCCAGGGCGTCCGTCTGATCAACCTGGACGAAGGGGAATTGGTGGTCGATATGTCCATGCTCGCCCGGGAAGAGGGCGTGGATCTGGAAGAAGACGATGGGGAGGGCGAATATGAAGATTAA
- a CDS encoding NAD(P)H-dependent glycerol-3-phosphate dehydrogenase: protein MKINRIAMIGAGSWGTALALLLTRQGYPVTLWDRDVDHIRQLAKDRENKRYQAGHPFPETLQVSDNLEAAVKGVECVVMVVPSHGFREVYRQLYPMLMPGALLVSATKGIEIESGQTMTGIMRQETPNDGKHLHFGVLSGPSFAAEVADRQPTAVTVAFADTDAAKAVQHLFSTDTFRVYSSDDVIGLEISGAIKNVIAIAAGICDGLHYGLNTRAALMTRGLAEITRLGVAMGGQPQTFAGLGGMGDLVLTCTGNLSRNRTVGLKLGSGLTLDQALSEMKMVAEGVKTTKSCFQLAKTLGVEMPILEQVYQVLYEDKQCADAVRELFQRDLKQESL from the coding sequence ATGAAGATTAACCGAATAGCCATGATCGGCGCGGGCAGTTGGGGCACTGCATTGGCCCTGCTGTTGACGCGGCAAGGGTACCCGGTCACCCTGTGGGACAGGGACGTGGACCATATCCGTCAGCTGGCCAAAGACCGGGAAAACAAACGTTACCAGGCCGGTCATCCTTTTCCGGAAACTCTTCAGGTCAGCGACAATCTGGAGGCAGCCGTCAAAGGGGTGGAATGCGTGGTGATGGTGGTCCCCTCCCACGGCTTCCGCGAGGTTTACCGTCAACTGTATCCAATGCTGATGCCAGGAGCCTTGCTGGTGTCCGCCACCAAGGGTATCGAGATCGAAAGTGGTCAAACCATGACCGGAATCATGCGACAGGAAACCCCGAATGACGGCAAACACCTTCATTTTGGGGTGCTGAGCGGCCCCAGTTTTGCCGCCGAGGTCGCCGATCGTCAGCCCACCGCGGTAACCGTGGCCTTTGCCGATACCGATGCGGCGAAGGCCGTGCAGCATCTCTTTTCCACCGACACGTTCCGCGTGTACTCTTCCGATGACGTGATCGGCCTGGAGATCAGCGGCGCGATCAAGAACGTGATCGCCATAGCCGCCGGCATCTGCGATGGGCTGCATTACGGCCTCAACACCCGGGCTGCCCTGATGACCCGAGGGCTGGCGGAGATTACCCGTCTGGGCGTGGCCATGGGCGGGCAACCACAGACCTTTGCTGGTCTGGGCGGCATGGGTGATCTGGTGCTGACCTGCACCGGCAATCTGAGCCGCAACCGCACCGTTGGTTTGAAACTCGGTTCCGGCTTGACCCTGGATCAGGCCTTGAGTGAAATGAAAATGGTGGCCGAAGGGGTCAAGACCACCAAATCCTGTTTCCAACTGGCCAAGACCCTGGGGGTGGAAATGCCGATCCTGGAACAGGTGTATCAGGTGCTCTATGAGGATAAACAGTGTGCCGACGCGGTTCGAGAGCTGTTTCAACGCGATCTGAAACAGGAATCCCTCTAA
- a CDS encoding rubredoxin-like domain-containing protein: MKKWECTVCGYIHEGDEPPDECPVCSADKSMFVEVIEDVKVPEEEAALAPESMPSPMTHTPPTFLAKVYAFTSTLILRHHLHPITVHTPNGVLPMALIFILITVGFGAPLFETAALYSCVFVLLTMPAVIFTGYEVWQKRYRGALTPIFKIKIGSAIVSVLLLVVLVVWRVLQPEIVTKASSGRWLFVLLAIVLVGAVGLAGHMGGKLVFGGRKE, from the coding sequence ATGAAAAAATGGGAGTGTACGGTTTGCGGTTATATTCATGAAGGCGATGAACCCCCTGACGAATGTCCAGTGTGTTCTGCCGATAAGAGCATGTTTGTTGAAGTCATCGAGGACGTCAAGGTCCCCGAGGAAGAAGCCGCTCTTGCCCCGGAATCAATGCCTTCGCCGATGACACATACACCGCCCACCTTTCTTGCCAAGGTGTATGCCTTTACCTCCACCTTGATTCTTCGCCATCATCTCCACCCGATTACCGTGCATACCCCAAACGGTGTTCTGCCCATGGCCTTGATCTTTATCCTGATCACGGTGGGTTTTGGTGCGCCTCTTTTTGAAACCGCCGCTCTCTACAGCTGTGTTTTTGTGCTGCTGACCATGCCCGCAGTCATCTTTACCGGGTATGAGGTTTGGCAGAAGCGGTATCGCGGCGCCTTGACTCCCATTTTCAAGATCAAGATCGGTTCGGCAATTGTGAGCGTTCTCCTGCTGGTGGTCCTTGTTGTCTGGCGAGTTCTTCAACCGGAAATTGTCACCAAGGCGTCATCCGGCCGCTGGCTCTTCGTTCTGCTCGCGATTGTGCTGGTGGGCGCGGTTGGACTCGCGGGCCACATGGGCGGCAAATTGGTCTTTGGCGGACGCAAGGAATGA
- a CDS encoding rubrerythrin family protein, translated as MATTKDNLKEAFAGESQANQKYRAFAKKAEKEGFANIAKLFRTTAEAERIHAEGHLKALDMIATTAENLQAAIDGETYEYKEMYPPMVELAVADGHKAKTMFKFAVDAEAVHANIYTKALEAVKKGVDLDVSEFYLCPVCGYIELGAAPEKCPVCGAKKTVFEQVA; from the coding sequence ATGGCCACAACAAAAGACAATCTCAAGGAAGCGTTTGCCGGTGAAAGTCAGGCCAATCAGAAATACCGGGCTTTCGCCAAAAAAGCCGAAAAAGAAGGGTTTGCCAACATCGCCAAATTGTTCCGCACCACCGCCGAAGCAGAGCGTATTCATGCTGAAGGACATCTCAAGGCCCTGGACATGATCGCCACCACCGCGGAAAATCTCCAGGCAGCCATTGACGGCGAAACCTATGAATATAAAGAAATGTACCCGCCCATGGTCGAGTTGGCCGTTGCCGATGGGCACAAGGCAAAAACCATGTTCAAGTTTGCCGTCGATGCCGAAGCGGTTCATGCCAACATTTACACCAAGGCCCTTGAGGCGGTGAAAAAAGGGGTTGATCTCGATGTCAGTGAATTCTATCTCTGTCCGGTCTGCGGCTACATCGAACTCGGAGCGGCTCCGGAAAAATGTCCGGTCTGCGGCGCCAAAAAGACCGTGTTTGAACAGGTCGCCTAA
- the carB gene encoding carbamoyl-phosphate synthase large subunit translates to MPKRDDIHTVLIIGSGPIIIGQACEFDYSGTQACKALRELGYRIVLVNSNPATIMTDPGMADVTYIEPLNVDTLEKIIARERPDALLPNLGGQSALNLSSDLARLGILEKYGVQVIGVNLEAIERGEDRIEFKKEMDRLGIEMPRSTAVYSVEDAERIAAELGYPVVIRPAYTMGGTGGGMVYNLEELRTVATRGIAASRIGQILVEECVIGWEELELEVVRDADNRLITVCFIENIDPMGVHTGDSFCAAPMLTVPVELQQRLQRAAYAIVESIGVIGGTNVQFAHDPVTDRVVVIEINPRTSRSSALASKATGFPIALVSARLAGGQTLKDMAYWRDGSLDRYTPSGEYVVIKFARWAFEKFRGVEDKLGTQMRAVGEVMSLGKTYKEAFQKAIRGLETGCSGLGFYKHLNSLSLKDLMARLAVPTSERQFVLYEALRKGATVEELHRRTSIHRWFLEQMRELVAREEEILAHRGGELPIELLRRAKQEGFSDLYLAKILGLEERAIRERRTQAGIVEGWHAVPVSGVENAAYYYSSYNAPDTVPVSANPNKVMILGGGPNRIGQGIEFDYCCVHAAFALRDMGYETVMVNCNPETVSTDYDTSDKLYFEPLTVEDVLQIYQKEKPRGVICQFGGQTPLNIARQLEEAGVTILGTPPAVIDMAEDRDLFNRMMEKLGIPMAAGGMAVNEEEAVAIAGQIGYPLMVRPSYVLGGRGMEIVYDEPMLRDYMAAAVDVTPDRPILIDRYLENAIEAEADAIADGTDAFVPAVMEHIEQAGIHSGDSACVIPPVGIPEHHIATIREYTRTIAREMGVVGLMNIQYAICDDRVYVLEANPRASRTVPLVSKVCGIPMARIATEILLGKTLRECHLSQRTIPHIGVKEAVFPFNMFPEVDPVLGPEMRSTGEVLGMDSSFGMAFYKAQDGANSTLPLTGAVLITVNQRDRTDKLIEAARRLRDEGFKLLATDGTADFLQAHGIEAQVILKVHEGRPNIVDAVKNGEIQLIINTPSGKLSAHDDSYIRKAAIKHKVAYITTVAAAAAAAEGIAARQAGEATVRSLQEWLAAIA, encoded by the coding sequence ATGCCGAAACGTGACGACATCCACACGGTCCTGATCATCGGTTCCGGTCCGATTATCATCGGCCAAGCCTGCGAATTTGACTATTCCGGTACCCAGGCCTGCAAGGCGCTACGTGAACTGGGTTACCGCATCGTCCTGGTCAACTCCAATCCGGCCACGATCATGACCGATCCGGGCATGGCCGATGTGACCTACATCGAACCCCTCAACGTCGATACTCTGGAGAAGATCATCGCCCGCGAACGGCCCGACGCCCTGTTGCCCAATCTCGGCGGCCAGTCGGCCCTCAATCTTTCTTCCGATCTGGCCCGTCTAGGTATTTTGGAGAAATATGGCGTGCAGGTGATCGGCGTCAACCTGGAAGCCATCGAGCGTGGCGAGGACCGGATCGAATTTAAAAAGGAAATGGACCGGCTCGGCATCGAGATGCCTAGGAGCACGGCGGTCTATTCGGTCGAGGATGCGGAGCGGATCGCGGCCGAGCTGGGGTATCCGGTGGTCATTCGTCCGGCCTACACCATGGGCGGCACCGGCGGCGGCATGGTCTACAACCTGGAAGAACTGCGCACCGTGGCCACCCGGGGGATCGCCGCCAGCCGCATTGGCCAGATTCTGGTCGAGGAATGCGTCATCGGCTGGGAGGAGCTGGAACTGGAGGTGGTGCGCGATGCCGACAACCGGCTAATCACCGTTTGCTTCATCGAAAATATCGACCCCATGGGCGTGCACACCGGCGATTCCTTCTGCGCCGCGCCCATGCTAACCGTGCCGGTCGAACTGCAGCAACGGTTGCAGCGGGCGGCCTACGCCATAGTCGAGTCGATCGGGGTGATCGGCGGCACCAACGTCCAGTTCGCCCACGATCCGGTCACAGACCGGGTGGTGGTGATCGAGATCAACCCGCGCACCTCGCGCAGTTCGGCGCTGGCCTCCAAGGCCACGGGGTTTCCCATTGCTCTGGTGTCGGCGCGTCTGGCCGGCGGCCAGACCTTGAAGGACATGGCTTACTGGCGCGACGGCAGTTTGGACCGCTATACCCCTTCCGGCGAGTATGTGGTGATCAAGTTCGCCCGCTGGGCCTTTGAGAAATTCCGTGGGGTGGAGGACAAGCTTGGCACCCAGATGCGGGCCGTGGGCGAGGTGATGAGTTTGGGTAAGACCTACAAGGAGGCCTTTCAAAAGGCGATTCGCGGATTGGAGACCGGTTGCAGCGGTCTGGGGTTTTACAAGCATCTCAACAGCCTGTCCCTTAAGGACCTCATGGCCCGCTTGGCCGTGCCGACCAGCGAGCGCCAGTTCGTGCTCTACGAGGCCCTGCGCAAAGGGGCGACCGTGGAGGAATTGCACCGACGGACCTCGATCCACCGCTGGTTCCTTGAACAGATGCGCGAGTTGGTGGCCCGCGAGGAGGAAATTCTCGCCCACCGGGGCGGGGAGCTGCCCATCGAGCTGCTGCGGCGAGCCAAGCAGGAGGGGTTTTCTGATCTGTACTTGGCCAAGATTCTCGGCCTGGAGGAACGTGCCATCCGCGAGCGGCGCACCCAGGCCGGCATCGTCGAAGGGTGGCACGCGGTGCCGGTGAGCGGGGTGGAAAACGCCGCCTACTACTATTCCAGCTACAACGCCCCGGACACGGTGCCGGTGTCCGCCAACCCCAACAAAGTGATGATCCTCGGCGGCGGCCCCAACCGCATCGGTCAGGGAATCGAGTTCGACTACTGCTGTGTCCATGCGGCCTTTGCCCTGCGCGACATGGGCTATGAAACAGTGATGGTCAATTGCAACCCGGAGACCGTTTCCACCGACTACGATACCTCGGACAAGCTTTACTTCGAGCCGCTGACCGTCGAGGATGTGCTGCAGATTTACCAGAAGGAAAAGCCACGGGGAGTGATCTGCCAGTTCGGCGGCCAGACGCCGCTCAACATCGCCCGCCAGCTGGAGGAGGCCGGAGTGACCATCCTGGGTACGCCGCCGGCGGTCATCGACATGGCTGAGGATCGCGACCTGTTTAACCGAATGATGGAGAAACTGGGCATTCCCATGGCCGCCGGCGGCATGGCTGTCAACGAAGAGGAAGCCGTTGCCATCGCCGGGCAGATCGGTTACCCGCTGATGGTTCGGCCCTCCTACGTGCTTGGCGGCCGGGGAATGGAAATCGTCTATGATGAGCCGATGCTGCGCGATTACATGGCCGCGGCGGTGGATGTCACCCCGGACCGGCCGATCCTCATCGACCGCTATCTGGAAAATGCCATCGAGGCCGAGGCCGATGCCATCGCCGACGGTACCGATGCCTTCGTGCCGGCGGTGATGGAGCATATCGAGCAGGCGGGCATCCATTCCGGCGATTCGGCCTGCGTCATTCCGCCGGTGGGCATCCCCGAGCACCATATCGCCACCATCCGCGAGTACACCCGCACCATCGCCCGCGAGATGGGCGTGGTCGGACTCATGAACATCCAATACGCGATCTGCGACGACCGGGTCTACGTGCTCGAGGCCAATCCGCGCGCCTCGCGCACCGTGCCGCTGGTATCCAAGGTCTGTGGCATCCCCATGGCCCGCATCGCCACTGAGATCCTGCTTGGCAAGACCTTGCGCGAGTGCCATCTCAGTCAGCGCACCATCCCGCACATCGGTGTCAAGGAGGCGGTGTTCCCGTTCAACATGTTTCCCGAGGTCGATCCGGTGCTTGGCCCGGAGATGCGCTCCACCGGCGAGGTGCTGGGCATGGATTCCTCTTTCGGCATGGCTTTTTACAAGGCCCAGGACGGGGCCAACAGCACCCTGCCGCTCACCGGGGCCGTATTGATCACCGTTAACCAGCGCGATCGCACCGACAAGCTGATCGAGGCGGCCCGGCGGTTGCGGGACGAGGGCTTTAAACTGCTGGCCACAGACGGTACCGCCGACTTTTTGCAGGCGCACGGCATTGAGGCCCAGGTGATCCTCAAGGTGCATGAAGGGCGGCCCAACATCGTCGACGCGGTGAAAAACGGCGAGATTCAGCTGATCATCAACACCCCGTCGGGCAAGCTCAGTGCCCATGATGACTCTTACATTCGCAAGGCGGCCATCAAGCACAAGGTGGCGTACATCACCACCGTTGCCGCGGCCGCGGCGGCCGCCGAGGGCATCGCCGCCCGTCAAGCGGGCGAGGCAACGGTACGCTCCCTGCAGGAGTGGCTGGCCGCAATCGCCTAA
- a CDS encoding PaaI family thioesterase has product MIDSTSLRTIVNLDGQTCFGCGDNNPIGLHMTFLTDEQRVYSLVTVPPAMAGWDRTVHGGVLSTLLDEIMGWSVIYLLGKIGVTKTMTVEFLKPVQVETQLTVVGTIAETVSERQVVVGGEIHAQDGALCVRATGTFAAMTPQAAVRLGVMSNAYMERFLPVLHQKEQG; this is encoded by the coding sequence ATGATCGATTCCACCTCATTGCGTACCATTGTCAACTTGGACGGCCAGACCTGTTTTGGCTGCGGCGACAATAACCCCATCGGCCTGCACATGACCTTTCTCACCGATGAACAGCGGGTCTATTCCCTGGTGACGGTGCCCCCGGCCATGGCCGGCTGGGATCGGACCGTGCATGGCGGCGTCCTCTCGACCCTGCTCGATGAAATCATGGGCTGGTCGGTGATCTATCTGCTGGGCAAGATCGGGGTGACCAAGACCATGACCGTGGAATTCCTCAAACCGGTGCAGGTCGAAACCCAATTAACCGTGGTTGGCACTATCGCGGAAACAGTTTCCGAGCGGCAGGTGGTGGTAGGGGGCGAAATTCATGCACAGGACGGCGCATTGTGCGTGCGTGCCACGGGCACCTTCGCCGCCATGACTCCCCAGGCGGCGGTCCGCCTGGGGGTGATGAGCAACGCCTACATGGAACGGTTCCTGCCCGTGCTGCACCAAAAAGAACAAGGCTGA
- the cobT gene encoding nicotinate-nucleotide--dimethylbenzimidazole phosphoribosyltransferase, with amino-acid sequence MHLLQSTMAAIRIPSQAFYQAATQRLADQARPKGSLGILEPLAARLAAIAATLDVRFRHKFIVTCAGDHGVVAEGVSLFPQEVTPQMVYNFVQGGASVSVLAAHVGARVRVADLGVNHDFPPNLPIFHCKIGKGTANFTRQPAMTRDQAVRSLEAGIEIVNRLVDGEGMDLLGTGDMGIGNTTPSSAIIAAFSGLPVQTVTGRGTGIDDVMLANKIAVIERALALHRPDPNDALDVLAKVGGFEIGGLAGLVIGAAARGVPVLCDGLISTAGALIACELAPAAKAYLFASHNSVEIGHRCMLERMGLQPLLHLDFRLGEGTGAAAAMPLLDAATRVLAEIKTFREVGIHDAQNKGDETREESVGSLESVSAQATVAP; translated from the coding sequence ATGCACCTTCTTCAGTCCACCATGGCGGCAATCCGTATTCCAAGCCAGGCCTTTTACCAAGCAGCCACGCAGCGGCTCGCCGACCAGGCCCGGCCCAAGGGCAGTCTTGGCATTCTCGAACCGCTGGCAGCCCGGTTGGCCGCCATCGCCGCAACCCTGGATGTCCGTTTCCGCCACAAATTCATCGTCACCTGCGCCGGTGATCATGGCGTGGTTGCGGAAGGGGTCAGCCTCTTTCCCCAGGAGGTAACCCCACAGATGGTCTACAATTTTGTCCAGGGAGGGGCCTCGGTCAGCGTGCTGGCGGCCCATGTCGGTGCCAGGGTACGGGTGGCCGATCTGGGTGTCAATCATGATTTTCCGCCGAACCTGCCCATTTTTCATTGCAAGATCGGCAAAGGCACCGCCAACTTCACTCGTCAGCCGGCCATGACCCGGGACCAGGCGGTTCGCTCGCTGGAGGCGGGAATCGAGATCGTCAACCGGTTGGTGGATGGCGAAGGCATGGATCTGCTGGGAACCGGCGACATGGGGATCGGCAACACCACCCCCTCCTCGGCGATCATCGCCGCCTTTTCCGGCCTGCCGGTACAAACGGTGACTGGCCGGGGAACCGGTATCGATGATGTCATGCTGGCCAACAAGATCGCGGTGATCGAGCGGGCCCTGGCCTTGCATCGGCCCGACCCGAACGATGCCCTCGACGTATTGGCCAAGGTCGGGGGATTTGAAATCGGCGGTCTGGCTGGATTGGTGATCGGCGCCGCCGCCAGGGGCGTTCCGGTGCTGTGCGACGGGTTGATTTCCACCGCCGGTGCCCTGATCGCCTGTGAGCTGGCTCCGGCAGCCAAGGCCTATCTCTTCGCCAGCCACAATTCGGTGGAGATTGGCCACCGTTGCATGCTGGAGCGGATGGGGTTGCAACCGCTCCTGCATCTTGATTTCCGCCTCGGCGAGGGGACCGGAGCGGCTGCCGCCATGCCCCTGCTCGATGCCGCCACCCGTGTACTGGCCGAGATCAAGACCTTTCGGGAGGTCGGGATCCACGACGCCCAGAACAAAGGGGACGAGACAAGGGAGGAATCGGTGGGTTCGTTGGAAAGCGTTTCCGCTCAGGCCACCGTGGCACCCTGA
- a CDS encoding XTP/dITP diphosphatase has product MDNIIVLATSNQNKLKEFRELLKNAPVTIKSLADFGPMPEPVEDGATFDDNAYKKALHYAKVLGLPCLADDSGLVVDALDGRPGVYSARYSGPEATDWSNCDKLLGEMEGQTNRSAHFVCVLSLATPGGPALTWEGRCDGELLTERRGEAGFGYDPLFYSPELGKTFAELTMEEKSRVSHRGRAMAEFAAEFSKVQTWLRQRMAEIKPPKPDHSEFEHNDWSQERM; this is encoded by the coding sequence ATGGACAACATCATCGTGCTGGCCACCAGCAATCAGAACAAGCTCAAGGAGTTTCGGGAACTGCTCAAGAACGCGCCGGTGACGATCAAATCGCTCGCCGACTTCGGCCCCATGCCCGAACCGGTGGAGGACGGCGCAACCTTTGACGACAACGCCTACAAGAAGGCGCTGCACTATGCCAAGGTGTTGGGCCTGCCCTGCCTGGCCGACGATTCGGGCCTGGTGGTCGACGCCCTGGACGGTCGTCCCGGCGTCTATTCAGCCCGCTATTCCGGCCCGGAAGCCACCGATTGGTCCAACTGCGACAAACTGCTCGGTGAAATGGAAGGCCAGACCAACCGCAGCGCCCATTTCGTCTGCGTGCTGTCGCTTGCCACCCCCGGCGGTCCGGCCCTGACCTGGGAGGGCCGCTGCGACGGCGAACTGCTCACCGAGCGGCGGGGCGAGGCCGGTTTCGGCTATGATCCGCTCTTTTACTCCCCGGAATTGGGCAAAACCTTTGCCGAGCTGACCATGGAGGAGAAGAGCCGGGTCAGCCACCGCGGTCGGGCCATGGCCGAGTTTGCCGCCGAATTCTCCAAGGTGCAGACCTGGCTGCGGCAGCGCATGGCCGAGATCAAACCGCCCAAACCCGACCATAGCGAATTCGAGCACAACGACTGGTCCCAGGAGCGGATGTAG
- a CDS encoding epoxyqueuosine reductase QueH, giving the protein MRILLHLCCGPCAVYPLIRLRNQGHAVEGVFYNPNIHPYQEFRRRVEAVKQLSLAAEFPVTIDENYGLTEYLRQVVFHEAERCPICYEMRLVRAVQTAAAGDFDAFTTTLLYSKYQNHRLLIERCQRLAAEHGVDFYYEDFRLGWQEGIDESIRLGLYRQPYCGCIYSEQERYDKRLRKRPRQTHQGAS; this is encoded by the coding sequence ATGCGGATTCTCCTGCACCTCTGCTGCGGACCCTGCGCGGTCTACCCCCTGATCCGGCTACGGAATCAGGGGCACGCGGTCGAAGGGGTGTTCTATAACCCCAACATCCACCCCTATCAGGAGTTCCGCCGCCGGGTGGAAGCGGTCAAACAGTTGAGTCTGGCGGCCGAGTTCCCGGTGACCATCGACGAAAACTATGGCTTGACCGAGTACCTGCGGCAGGTGGTGTTCCACGAGGCCGAGCGCTGCCCGATCTGTTATGAGATGCGCCTGGTGCGGGCGGTGCAAACCGCCGCTGCCGGAGATTTTGACGCGTTCACCACCACCCTGCTCTATTCCAAGTACCAGAACCACCGGCTGCTCATCGAACGCTGCCAGCGGTTGGCCGCGGAACACGGGGTCGATTTTTATTATGAAGATTTCCGGCTGGGCTGGCAGGAGGGCATCGACGAATCGATCCGGTTGGGGCTCTACCGTCAGCCCTACTGCGGCTGCATATACAGCGAGCAAGAGCGCTACGACAAGCGGCTGCGCAAACGTCCACGACAAACACACCAGGGAGCTTCTTGA